A single genomic interval of Meles meles chromosome 9, mMelMel3.1 paternal haplotype, whole genome shotgun sequence harbors:
- the NR4A2 gene encoding nuclear receptor subfamily 4 group A member 2 isoform X2, which yields MDNYSTGYDVKPPCLYQMPLSGQQSSIKVEDIQMHNYQQHSHLPPQSEEMMPHSGSVYYKPSSPPTPTTPGFQVQHSPMWDDPGSLHNFHQNYVATTHMIEQRKTPVSRLSLFSFKQSPPGTPVSSCQMRFDGPLHVPMNPEQAGSHHVVDGQTFAVPNPIRKPASMGFPGLQIGHASQLLDTQVPSPPSRGSPSNEGLCAVCGDNAACQHYGVRTCEGCKGFFKRTVQKNAKYVCLANKNCPVDKRRRNRCQYCRFQKCLAVGMVKEVVRTDSLKGRRGRLPSKPKSPQEPSPPSPPVSLISALVRAHVDSNPAMTSLDYSRFQANPDYQMSGDDTQHIQQFYDLLTGSMEIIRGWAEKIPGFADLPKADQDLLFESAFLELFVLRLAYRSNPVEGKLIFCNGVVLHRLQCVRGFGEWIDSIVEFSSNLQNMNIDISAFSCIAALAMVTERHGLKEPKRVEELQNKIVNCLKDHVTFNNGGLNRPNYLSKLLGKLPELRTLCTQGLQRIFYLKLEDLVPPPAIIDKLFLDTLPF from the exons ATGGACAACTACAGCACAGGCTACGACGTCAAGCCACCTTGCTTGTACCAAATGCCCCTGTCCGGACAGCAGTCCTCCATTAAGGTAGAAGACATTCAGATGCACAACTACCAGCAGCACAGCCACCTGCCCCCCCAGTCCGAGGAGATGATGCCGCATTCCGGGTCGGTTTACTACAAGCCCTCCTCGCCCCCGACGCCCACCACCCCGGGCTTCCAAGTGCAGCACAGCCCCATGTGGGACGACCCAGGCTCTCTCCACAACTTCCATCAGAACTACGTGGCCACCACGCACATGATCGAGCAGAGGAAAACGCCCGTCTCCcgcctctccctcttctcatttAAGCAATCGCCTCCAGGCACCCCCGTGTCTAGCTGCCAGATGCGCTTCGACGGGCCCCTGCACGTCCCCATGAACCCGGAGCAGGCAGGCAGCCACCACGTGGTGGACGGGCAGACCTTCGCTGTGCCCAACCCCATCCGAAAGCCTGCGTCCATGGGCTTCCCAGGCCTGCAGATCGGCCACGCGTCGCAGCTGCTGGACACGCAGGTGCCCTCGCCGCCGTCGCGGGGCTCGCCCTCCAACGAGGGATTGTGCGCCGTGTGTGGCGACAACGCGGCCTGCCAACACTATGGCGTGCGCACCTGTGAGGGCTGCAAAGGTTTCTTTAAG CGCACGGTACAAAAAAACGCAAAATACGTGTGTTTAGCAAATAAAAACTGCCCAGTGGACAAGCGGCGCCGGAATCGCTGTCAGTATTGCCGATTTCAGAAGtgcctggctgttgggatggtcAAAGAAG TGGTTCGCACGGACAGTTTAAAAGGCCGGAGAGGTCGTTTGCCCTCGAAACCGAAGAGCCCACAGGAGCCCTCTCCCCCCTCGCCCCCGGTGAGTCTGATCAGTGCCCTCGTCAGGGCCCATGTCGACTCCAACCCGGCTATGACCAGCCTGGACTATTCCAGG TTCCAGGCGAACCCTGACTATCAGATGAGTGGAGATGACACCCAGCATATCCAGCAGTTCTATGATCTCCTGACTGGCTCCATGGAGATCATCAGGGGCTGGGCTGAGAAGATCCCAGGCTTCGCTGACCTGCCCAAAGCCGACCAAGACCTGCTTTTTGAATCAGCTTTCTTAGAACTGTTTGTTCTTCGATTAGCGTACAG GTCCAACCCAGTGGAGGGTAAACTCATCTTTTGCAATGGGGTGGTCTTGCACAGGTTGCAATGCGTTCGTGGCTTTGGGGAATGGATTGATTCCATTGTTGAATTCTCCTCCAACTTGCAGAATATGAACATCGACATTTCTGCCTTCTCCTGCATTGCTGCCCTGGCTATGGTCACAG AGAGACACGGGCTCAAGGAACCCAAGAGAGTGGAAGAACTGCAAAACAAGATTGTAAATTGTCTCAAAGACCATGTGACTTTCAATAATGGGGGGTTGAACCGCCCCAACTATTTGTCCAAACTATTGGGGAAGCTCCCAGAACTCCGTACTCTTTGCACACAGGGGCTACAGCGCATTTTCTACCTGAAACTAGAAGACTTGGTACCACCGCCAGCAATAATTGACAAACTTTTCCTGGACACTTTACCTTTCTAA
- the NR4A2 gene encoding nuclear receptor subfamily 4 group A member 2 isoform X1, with the protein MPCVQAQYGSSPQGASPASQSYSYHSSGEYSSDFLTPEFVKFSMDLTNTEITATTSLPSFSTFMDNYSTGYDVKPPCLYQMPLSGQQSSIKVEDIQMHNYQQHSHLPPQSEEMMPHSGSVYYKPSSPPTPTTPGFQVQHSPMWDDPGSLHNFHQNYVATTHMIEQRKTPVSRLSLFSFKQSPPGTPVSSCQMRFDGPLHVPMNPEQAGSHHVVDGQTFAVPNPIRKPASMGFPGLQIGHASQLLDTQVPSPPSRGSPSNEGLCAVCGDNAACQHYGVRTCEGCKGFFKRTVQKNAKYVCLANKNCPVDKRRRNRCQYCRFQKCLAVGMVKEVVRTDSLKGRRGRLPSKPKSPQEPSPPSPPVSLISALVRAHVDSNPAMTSLDYSRFQANPDYQMSGDDTQHIQQFYDLLTGSMEIIRGWAEKIPGFADLPKADQDLLFESAFLELFVLRLAYRSNPVEGKLIFCNGVVLHRLQCVRGFGEWIDSIVEFSSNLQNMNIDISAFSCIAALAMVTERHGLKEPKRVEELQNKIVNCLKDHVTFNNGGLNRPNYLSKLLGKLPELRTLCTQGLQRIFYLKLEDLVPPPAIIDKLFLDTLPF; encoded by the exons ATGCCTTGTGTTCAGGCGCAGTATGGGTCCTCGCCTCAAGGAGCCAGCCCCGCTTCTCAGAGCTACAGTTACCACTCTTCGGGAGAATACAGCTCCGATTTCTTAACTCCAGAGTTTGTCAAGTTTAGCATGGACCTCACCAACACTGAAATCACTGCCACCACTTCTCTCCCCAGCTTCAGTACCTTTATGGACAACTACAGCACAGGCTACGACGTCAAGCCACCTTGCTTGTACCAAATGCCCCTGTCCGGACAGCAGTCCTCCATTAAGGTAGAAGACATTCAGATGCACAACTACCAGCAGCACAGCCACCTGCCCCCCCAGTCCGAGGAGATGATGCCGCATTCCGGGTCGGTTTACTACAAGCCCTCCTCGCCCCCGACGCCCACCACCCCGGGCTTCCAAGTGCAGCACAGCCCCATGTGGGACGACCCAGGCTCTCTCCACAACTTCCATCAGAACTACGTGGCCACCACGCACATGATCGAGCAGAGGAAAACGCCCGTCTCCcgcctctccctcttctcatttAAGCAATCGCCTCCAGGCACCCCCGTGTCTAGCTGCCAGATGCGCTTCGACGGGCCCCTGCACGTCCCCATGAACCCGGAGCAGGCAGGCAGCCACCACGTGGTGGACGGGCAGACCTTCGCTGTGCCCAACCCCATCCGAAAGCCTGCGTCCATGGGCTTCCCAGGCCTGCAGATCGGCCACGCGTCGCAGCTGCTGGACACGCAGGTGCCCTCGCCGCCGTCGCGGGGCTCGCCCTCCAACGAGGGATTGTGCGCCGTGTGTGGCGACAACGCGGCCTGCCAACACTATGGCGTGCGCACCTGTGAGGGCTGCAAAGGTTTCTTTAAG CGCACGGTACAAAAAAACGCAAAATACGTGTGTTTAGCAAATAAAAACTGCCCAGTGGACAAGCGGCGCCGGAATCGCTGTCAGTATTGCCGATTTCAGAAGtgcctggctgttgggatggtcAAAGAAG TGGTTCGCACGGACAGTTTAAAAGGCCGGAGAGGTCGTTTGCCCTCGAAACCGAAGAGCCCACAGGAGCCCTCTCCCCCCTCGCCCCCGGTGAGTCTGATCAGTGCCCTCGTCAGGGCCCATGTCGACTCCAACCCGGCTATGACCAGCCTGGACTATTCCAGG TTCCAGGCGAACCCTGACTATCAGATGAGTGGAGATGACACCCAGCATATCCAGCAGTTCTATGATCTCCTGACTGGCTCCATGGAGATCATCAGGGGCTGGGCTGAGAAGATCCCAGGCTTCGCTGACCTGCCCAAAGCCGACCAAGACCTGCTTTTTGAATCAGCTTTCTTAGAACTGTTTGTTCTTCGATTAGCGTACAG GTCCAACCCAGTGGAGGGTAAACTCATCTTTTGCAATGGGGTGGTCTTGCACAGGTTGCAATGCGTTCGTGGCTTTGGGGAATGGATTGATTCCATTGTTGAATTCTCCTCCAACTTGCAGAATATGAACATCGACATTTCTGCCTTCTCCTGCATTGCTGCCCTGGCTATGGTCACAG AGAGACACGGGCTCAAGGAACCCAAGAGAGTGGAAGAACTGCAAAACAAGATTGTAAATTGTCTCAAAGACCATGTGACTTTCAATAATGGGGGGTTGAACCGCCCCAACTATTTGTCCAAACTATTGGGGAAGCTCCCAGAACTCCGTACTCTTTGCACACAGGGGCTACAGCGCATTTTCTACCTGAAACTAGAAGACTTGGTACCACCGCCAGCAATAATTGACAAACTTTTCCTGGACACTTTACCTTTCTAA